The Oncorhynchus keta strain PuntledgeMale-10-30-2019 unplaced genomic scaffold, Oket_V2 Un_contig_3860_pilon_pilon, whole genome shotgun sequence sequence TATTTCTTTTAGAATGAGCGGTTGTTCATGTTCAAAGTATTAGCAATTTCTATGAGTGCAGTTATCCTCTATGAGTTTCCCGCTCTTGAGCGTtccccacccctttcctttgtctaccaagccgccATATCAGTTTTGTCCGCTAGGGACTTTTTCTTTGTATCATCTAGTAACCAATGTATGAACTATTTGTGcgtgtttatgtaattctgtgatTGATTAAGTTAGTTAGTTAATCCAAATGTATATATCACTTATTCATGATTATatgctagggttcgtgcagatatccaaAGGTTTGCGACGTTCAGTAATGAGACTGATGAGGTCAAAATTCATTAATAAGCAACTGTTTTgataagatatgaaaatatctgaagagttatattcaGGAAATTGAAACTCTAAACATGTTCCCGTGGTACCcagacttcctagttaattaaagttaCATGTTTAGTTTAATCGCAAAATTAAATTACacagaattgatttgataatatacagtcttcacatttaatgatagtcaACGACActacatactcattcaagggtttttctttatttttactattgtctacattttagaataatgatgaagacatcaaaactatgaaaaaacacatatgtaatcatgtagcaaccaaaaaaagtgttaaacaaatcaaaaggtATGTTACCTTTGAGATTCAACATAGCCACCCTTTAcaatgatgacagctttgcacactattggcattctctcaaccagcttcatgggatagtcacctggaatgcatttcaattaacaggtgtgccttgttaaaagtgaatttgtggaatttctttccttcttaatacatttgaaccaatcagctgtgttgtgacaaggtaggggggtatagagaagatagccctatttggtaaaagaccaagtccatattatggcaagaacagctcaaatagtcAGTCAATTCGgcacatttcaagaactttgaaagtttcttcaagtgcagtcacaaaaaccatcaagccctatgatgaaactggctctcatgaggaccgccacaggaaagaaagacccagagttacatctgcttcaaaggataggttcattagagttgccagcctcagaaatcacagcccaaataaatacttcagagttcaagtaacagactcatctcaacatcaactgttcagaggagactgtaaatcagaccttcatggttgaattgctgcaaagaaaccactactaaaggacaccaataagaagacttttgggccaagaaacacaaaaaaaaatggacattagaccggtggaaatctgtccgtcttcgtgagacgcagagtaggtgaacggatgatctccgcatgtgtggttcccacgtaAAGCATGAAGGAAGtagtgtggtggtgctttgctggtgacactgtatgtgatttattttgaattcaaggcacacttaaccagcatggctaccacagcattctgcagcgataagccatcacatctggtttgcgcttagtgggactatcatttgtttttccaaaggataatgatccaacacacctccaggctacgtaagggctatttgaccaagaaggaaagtgttggaatgctgcatcagataaccttacctccacaatcacctgacgtCAACGCAATTGAgacggtttgggatgagttggaccgcagagtgaaggaaaaacagccaacaagtgctcagcatatgtgggatccCCTTCAAAActgctggaaaagcatttcagttgaagcttccatatgtgttatttcatagttgatgtcttcactataattctacaatgtagaaaatagtctaaataaataaaacccttgaatgagtaggcgtgtccacttttgattggtactgtatatatttttaaaacaaatTCATTTCAGGAGATCCGGCCTGTGTTTGCGCTGGTGTGACTTCAGATGGTCCAGTTGTTTGAAGCGGAGTCCACATACAGCACAGCAGTACGGTCTCTCCCCAGTGTGGATACGCTGGTGCACCTTCAAATTGTCCGCCCGTGTGAAGCGCTTGTCACACATAGTGCAGCGGTGAGGTTTCTCCTGCGTGTGAATGCGCTGATGCAGCTTGAGGTTCCAGAGCCGATTGAACTTGTTCCCACAGATGGAGCAGCAGTAGGGCTTGTCTGTGGTCTGGCTGCACTTGTGCCTCTTCAGGTCGGAGAAGGATGTGAAGCCCTTGCCGCAGTGGCTGCAGAGGTGGAGTCCCTCTGCCTGGTGGACCCTCTGGTGGACCTTGAGGTTGCAGGCCTGGGTGAAGGTCTTACCGCACTGGGTGCGCGAGTATTGAGGTCCAGACCCTGACTCTGTGCTAAACCCTCTACCCATTTCGTGTTTCTGCTTATGGGCCTTGAGAGAAACAGCGTCTGGGAAGGTCTTGGTGCATTGATTGCAGGCGtgacacctcccctctcctctcactcttccCGTTACCTGCTCTTGTGAACGATCTCTGAGGTTTAGAGACAGTCCAAAGTCGTCAGCGGCATCATACAggctctctgtgttgttgttgtgggcTGAGCTTCCAGAGTGGATGGAGGTTAGCCCCCTGTGGCCGGCTCTGCTACCTGACTCTGGGACACCGTGTTCAGGGTACAAGACACTGGAGTCCTGCAGGTACCCCTCCTCGTTTATCAACAGGCAGTTCCGTTCTCCCACCtctgggtggggggatggtgTTGGCGACGCCACCTGCTCCCTCTGGCTCTGATGGGGGTCAGGCATGTGGGAGCGATGGTGATGGTCTGCTCCCTCAGACCCTCCCAGGTCCACCTGGTAGTGACCCACAGCTCCGTAGCTCATCGCCCCCAGACGAGACGGAGAACCAGGAAACCTATCCAGCCCTTCTATGTCTGCAAGATGGCCGCCACCACCACTTCCATCGCAACCAGACTTCTCAAAGCCGCCCACCAGTTCCTTCATGCTGTAACGAGGGCGGTAGAGAGGGTCGGTGGGGTCCCCTGCGTCTCCCTCAGGGCCCGGAGGTTTAGGCCCCTGGTCTAGAACAGATCCCCAGTCAGCCTGGCACTGCTGCAGTGCTTGCTCACTGAAACTCTTACTGGGCCCAGAGACGTCCGAACCGTCGGCCCCTGAAGAACACAGGAGACATGAGGCATTGGCAATAGTAGAAACTGTAGTAGAGTAACTAACGCTCAATTTGAACTTAAAGTTTCAGGTTGACTTGTTATAATACCAATGACAACGTATTAGAAGCTACTCTCCTTATCATTCTCATCATCATAAAGGTTGGCTATTGTCTGTTATGTTTGTTGTAAACTCCTCAACTCACTGTCCAGGCAGAACTCCCATCTCTCCCGTAGCTCAGTGTTGTGGAGAGGCTCCTCTTTCAGCAGACTGTCCAGCTTCTGACCTCCGACCTCTGTGGACTGGATGAGGAAATTAATGAGTCGATTCTGACTCAATTATGGATAAACTGACTGAACAGAGCTGACATGATGGTCCCCTATTCTTCCTGACAATCAGTTCTAATCTGTTCTGTACAATATAGTTCTAAACGAACATTCCGTTACACAGGTGTTTAGTCCCCTACCTACCTCAGAGATTCTCCTAGGGCTGGTGGCCTCAGCCTCCTCCAGGTCATGGAAGGTTGTTTCCCCGGCCACGCCCCCACAGCTGCTCCACTCCTCCCCTGATACCTTCTCTTGCTTCAGGCCACACCCCCTCTCCTGAATGTCTCCTGAATAGAAACCAAGTAAAAGTTCCTATAAATGTACTTGTTATTTTGAGAACCATGAGCCAGACCAGGGTGAAGCAGGCGCTCTGAAGTTGAGCCAGACCAGGGTGAAGCAGGCGCTCTGAAGTTGAGCCAGACCAGGGTGAAGCAGGCGCTCTGAAGTTGAGCCAGACCAGGGTGAAGCAGGCGCTCTGAAGTTGAGCCAGACCAGGGTGAAGCAGGCGCTCTGAAGTTGAGCCAGACCAGGGTGAAGCAGGCGCTCTGAAGTTGAGCCAGACCAGGGTGAAGCAGGCGCTCTGAAGTTGAGCCAGACCAGGGTGAAGCAGGCGCTCTGAAGTTGAGCCAGACCAGGGTGAAGCAGGCGCTCTGAAGTTGAGCCAGACCAGGGTGAAGCAGGTGCTCTGAGGTTGAGCCAGACCAGGGTGAAGCAGGCGCTCTGAAGTTGAGCCAGACCAGGGTGAAGCAGGAGCTCTGAAGTTGAGCCAGACCAGGGTGAAGCAGGCGCTCTGAAGTTGAGCCAGACCAGGGTGAAGCAGGCGCTCTGAAGTTGAGCCAGACCAGGGTGAAGCAGGCGCTCTGAAGTTGAGCCAGACCAGGGTGAAGTACCTGTGACTACAGGTGTGGGAGACATTCAGAGATGATTTTGGACCGGTAGGAGCGGCCGACCCGTACGTTGTGTCAGGTTGGGTAAAGGACAAACTGGGAGCGGTTACATCTGTGACAGATCCGAGAAGTGGAATTGTTTTGAGTTTGTGCTTCCTCCGCCCAAAGGCAGGGGGCGCTGCACATCACACGTTTCAACTTGTGTCGTGCTTTGCTCTCTGGAGCAGGACACCACTCAAAGGAGTGACCGGTAGAGGTGGATCAGTTGAAAAGGAATACTCCTAGTATTTGTGACGCCCGCCGTTTGGTGAGTTGTAGACCCGGTGGCAATGGTGAAACAGAGTTTCTACCTGATGAAAGTCAAGTTAGGTTATATTTGATATTCTGTGAGGGCCCATGTTCCGAACATGCTATGGTGCTTCAGGTGTCAAGGATTTGGATATTGCAGCAGTGTGTAGAAGGGACCATCCACAATCTCAGAAGTGTGCAGGAGGGTGTAGTCAGACAGTGTAACAAAGGGATAGAGAAACACTGTGTCAACTCTGGGGACACCCATGCAGCTGGGGATCCCAAGTGCCCTGTGAGAGAGACGGGTTGAGATTGCCAGAGTTCAAAAGGGACAAAATGTTCCCTATGCTGAGGGGGAGTAGAGGATAGCCCAaggatacccccccccccccaaaaaaaatctgCAATCTGCACTCTGACCTGCGAACGGCAGCAATCTAGTCTGCCGGAAAAACACACGAAGACGAAGTAGTAAAAGGAAAGAAACATTGTGGATAATGGAGTCTCCTCACATCagataaaggaaaggaaacaTGTTTATTAAGATGCCACCACCAATTCAACTGTCTGGTCAGTGATCACCAAATGATGGATGCTAAACATTACAGCAGCCCCACTCGTGACTCCTTCATATATACACTGaaagtacaaaacattaggaacacctgatcCTTCTATGACCAG is a genomic window containing:
- the LOC127924225 gene encoding zinc finger protein 16-like, whose product is MMSEAIVTFQSQLSGVMETVLKSAIYEITRLVEDSFLEEVFRSREQVESLKKRLQWSENSRKERDREGGQRGKCADCGRADVETSSGTSQTGDIQERGCGLKQEKVSGEEWSSCGGVAGETTFHDLEEAEATSPRRISESTEVGGQKLDSLLKEEPLHNTELRERWEFCLDRADGSDVSGPSKSFSEQALQQCQADWGSVLDQGPKPPGPEGDAGDPTDPLYRPRYSMKELVGGFEKSGCDGSGGGGHLADIEGLDRFPGSPSRLGAMSYGAVGHYQVDLGGSEGADHHHRSHMPDPHQSQREQVASPTPSPHPEVGERNCLLINEEGYLQDSSVLYPEHGVPESGSRAGHRGLTSIHSGSSAHNNNTESLYDAADDFGLSLNLRDRSQEQVTGRVRGEGRCHACNQCTKTFPDAVSLKAHKQKHEMGRGFSTESGSGPQYSRTQCGKTFTQACNLKVHQRVHQAEGLHLCSHCGKGFTSFSDLKRHKCSQTTDKPYCCSICGNKFNRLWNLKLHQRIHTQEKPHRCTMCDKRFTRADNLKVHQRIHTGERPYCCAVCGLRFKQLDHLKSHQRKHRPDLLK